The Candidatus Rokuibacteriota bacterium genome contains the following window.
GGCCTGGCACGGCCAGGCGCGCACCGCGACGATCCCGTGGCTCATGATCATCCAGCCCGAGAACTACGCGGAGATCAACGCCGGGGACGCCAGGCGCCTCGGCATCCACGACGGGGACCTGGTGCGGCTGACCTCCGCCACGAGCCCGGAGGGGGTCGTCGGAAAGGCAAAGGTGACCGAGGGGCTGAAGCCGGGGGTCATCGCCGTGTCCCATCACTTCGGCCACTGGGAGCTGGGCTCGAGGCCCTGCGTCGTGGACGGAGTCGCGCATCCCGCCGATCCCAGCCGGGGCACGGGGCTCACGGTGAACCCGATCATGCGCCTCGACCAGTTCAAGGACCGGGTGCTCAACACCTCGATCCAGGACAAGGTCGGTGGCAGCGTGTCCTTCTCCGACACTCGCGTCAAGCTGGTGAAGGCATAAGGGGGGGGACGAGCCATGGCACAGCGCGGATGGTTGATCGATCTGGGGCGCTGCATCGGCTGCCACAGCTGCACGGTCGCGTGCAAGGCGGAGCAGAACACCGCCCCGGCGAACTCCCCGCTGCTCTTCGAGGGGGGAAACGTGCAGCGGCCGCGGCACCTGAGCTATCGCTGGGTCGTCGTTCAGGAGGGCGGCATCTACCCCAACGTCTGGAGGACCTTCGTCACCTCGTCGTGCAACCACTGCCAGAGCCCCGCCTGCAAGGCGGCCTGTCCGGTGGACGCGATCTCCAAGCGCCCCGACGGCATCGTGCTCATCGACCAGGAGAAGTGCATCGGCTGCAAGTACTGCGTCTGGGCGTGCCCGTACGGAGCGCCACAATGGAACGAGGCCACGCGGAAGGTGGAGAAGTGCACCATGTGCGTGGAGCGGACCGACCGCGGGCTCGAGCCCGCCTGTGCGACCACGTGCATCGGCAAGGCACTGACCTACGTGGCCGACTTCAATCCCGCGCAGGCCGGCGGGAACGCGCCCGCCGGCTTCGCCGACCCGAGGCTGACCCGGCCATCGGTGAGGTTCGTCGCAAGGTGAGCGGCGCGCGTGCGTGGGCGACGGCTCGCGGGCAGCTCTATCGGTACCTGGCGACCGTGTTCCTCACGCCGCCGGGCGCGGGGCTCGTCGCGCCGCTTCTCGACGCCGAAGTTCTGTCCGAGCTCGGGAGGCGATTCGGAGAGGAGGCCGTCGCGGAGCTCCGCTCGTTCCGTGACGGCTTCCTGGGGGGCTACGAGTCGCTTGACCAGGAATATCAGGGGCTCTTCGTCGTGCCGCTCGGGCGGTACGTGACGCCGTACGAGGCGGTGTACCGGGACGAGCACGTGGTGGGCGATCAGGTGGTGCGCGGCCTCCTCCTCGGCCCGTCCACGGTGGCCATCAAGGCGCTGTACCGGGAGGCCGGCGTCGAGGTGGTCGAGGAGGTATGCGAGCTGCCGGATCACGTGGGGCTGGAGCTCGGCTACCTGGGCACGCTCTGCGAGGCCGAGGCGCAGGCCGCAGAGCGCGGGGATGCCGACGGTGTGGCCCGCGCGCGGGGGCTCCAGCGCCGGCTGCTCCATGACCATCTGCTCGCCTGGGTCCCGTCCCTCTGTGGGCGCCTCCGCGACCTGGCGCCCGGGCCGTTCTACCGGGGCATCGCCGCCTTGACGGAGGCGGCGCTGCGACACGAAGCCGAGGCGCTCGCGCGGCCGGGCGTCCTCGAGGGGGGCGCGGTGAGTCCCAGCACCGCGCGCAGCGAGACGGGCTGATGGCACTCGATCGTCACCCTGCGAGGCCAGGCGAGGGCGCTGTCTGCTACGATACGCCCGTGACGCTCGGCAGGGCGGTGGTGTCGCTGAGGAGGCTGTTCTTTCCGGAGCCGCCACGGGTGATTCCCGCCCATCGGCTCCTGGGCGTGGCCCTGCGCACCGCGCACCTGATGACCTTCGGCGCGCTCGTGGGCGGGCACCTCTTCGAGGTGGATCACTGGCGGCTCTTTCCGTTTCTCGTCGCCACGATCGTGAGCGGCGCCGGCCTCATGGCGCTCGAAATGGCCTCCACGTGCGCCTGGCTGTTCATGGGCAAGGGGCTGGCCGTGCTCGCCAAGCTGCTGCTCCTCACCTCCATCACGTTTTTCTGGGAGCAGCGGGTGGTGCTGCTCCTGCTCACCGTGGC
Protein-coding sequences here:
- a CDS encoding 4Fe-4S dicluster domain-containing protein, encoding MAQRGWLIDLGRCIGCHSCTVACKAEQNTAPANSPLLFEGGNVQRPRHLSYRWVVVQEGGIYPNVWRTFVTSSCNHCQSPACKAACPVDAISKRPDGIVLIDQEKCIGCKYCVWACPYGAPQWNEATRKVEKCTMCVERTDRGLEPACATTCIGKALTYVADFNPAQAGGNAPAGFADPRLTRPSVRFVAR
- a CDS encoding molecular chaperone TorD family protein; translated protein: MSGARAWATARGQLYRYLATVFLTPPGAGLVAPLLDAEVLSELGRRFGEEAVAELRSFRDGFLGGYESLDQEYQGLFVVPLGRYVTPYEAVYRDEHVVGDQVVRGLLLGPSTVAIKALYREAGVEVVEEVCELPDHVGLELGYLGTLCEAEAQAAERGDADGVARARGLQRRLLHDHLLAWVPSLCGRLRDLAPGPFYRGIAALTEAALRHEAEALARPGVLEGGAVSPSTARSETG